The following coding sequences lie in one Streptomyces xiamenensis genomic window:
- a CDS encoding GAF domain-containing sensor histidine kinase: protein MVRRTGLAAVSAALLAMNRTLEVRDVLQTIVSSARELLDARYAALGVPDGAGGFAQFIVDGISDRQWKAIGPLPRQHGILAAMLHEATAVRLADVRQDPRFEGWPAAHPEMSDFLGMPIADGDEVLGAIFLATKRGTPEHRRTPGDGCAFTAEDEELLGILAQHAAIALTNARLYERSRELTIAEERARLAHELHDAVAQKLFSLRLTAQAATTLMDRDPTRARSELRQVTRLAAEATDELRAAVIELRPAALEEDGLVATLRAQIQVLDRAHPARVTLVAGEAKALPAAQEEALLRVAQEALHNALRHAAAAKVTVSLDQHPGGRAVLRVSDDGTGFDPEAVRSAGRHLGLVSMRDRAQAVGGALTVRSAPGAGTVIEMEVPGV from the coding sequence ATGGTCAGAAGAACCGGCCTGGCCGCCGTCAGCGCCGCCCTGCTCGCCATGAACCGCACCCTGGAGGTGCGCGACGTGCTGCAGACCATCGTCTCCAGCGCGCGCGAACTGCTCGACGCCCGCTACGCCGCCCTCGGCGTACCCGACGGCGCCGGCGGCTTCGCGCAGTTCATCGTCGACGGCATCAGCGACCGCCAGTGGAAGGCCATCGGCCCGCTGCCCCGCCAGCACGGCATCCTCGCCGCGATGCTGCACGAGGCCACCGCCGTACGCCTCGCCGACGTCCGCCAGGACCCGCGCTTCGAGGGCTGGCCGGCCGCCCACCCCGAGATGTCCGACTTCCTGGGCATGCCCATCGCCGACGGCGACGAGGTCCTGGGCGCCATCTTCCTGGCCACCAAGCGCGGCACCCCCGAACACCGCCGCACCCCGGGCGACGGCTGCGCCTTCACCGCCGAGGACGAGGAACTGCTGGGCATCCTCGCCCAGCACGCCGCCATCGCCCTCACCAACGCCCGGCTGTACGAACGCAGCCGCGAGCTCACCATCGCCGAGGAACGCGCCCGCCTCGCCCACGAACTGCACGACGCCGTGGCCCAGAAGCTCTTCTCGCTGCGGCTCACCGCCCAGGCCGCCACCACCCTCATGGACCGCGACCCCACCCGCGCCCGCAGCGAACTGCGCCAGGTCACCCGGCTCGCCGCCGAGGCCACCGACGAACTGCGCGCCGCCGTCATCGAACTGCGCCCCGCCGCCCTGGAGGAGGACGGCCTGGTCGCCACCCTGCGCGCCCAGATCCAGGTCCTGGACCGCGCCCACCCGGCCCGGGTCACCCTGGTCGCCGGTGAGGCCAAGGCGCTGCCCGCCGCCCAGGAGGAGGCCCTGTTGCGGGTCGCCCAGGAGGCGCTGCACAACGCGCTGCGGCACGCCGCGGCGGCCAAGGTCACCGTGAGCCTCGACCAGCACCCCGGCGGCCGGGCGGTGCTGCGCGTCAGCGACGACGGCACCGGCTTCGACCCGGAGGCGGTGCGCAGCGCGGGGCGGCACCTGGGCCTGGTCTCCATGCGCGACCGTGCCCAGGCGGTCGGCGGCGCCCTGACAGTGCGCTCGGCGCCCGGAGCGGGCACCGTGATCGAGATGGAGGTACCCGGTGTCTGA
- a CDS encoding ABC transporter ATP-binding protein/permease: MPELVLELNGQTWSLDPTRSYGVGRDPQGDLVLQDARVSWRHATVRWGGQNWILEDHGSTNGTYAQGQRVQELPLGPGSVIHLGNATDGPRLTFSGTAPVPQQQQQQEPQQHQQYQQPQQAPQQAFGDPVPVMAGHAPAMPPHQPPGHQPPGHQPGADPAGAGDRGATTFHHLAVGQVTRIGRALENELVVSDLQVSRHHAEFLAHSDGRYELHDLGSHNGTYVNGQRMDKNGRRYLGQNDTVGIGHSTFRLVGNQLQEFVDTGEVSFSARHLTVQVNNGRTTILNDVSFGVPEKSLIGVIGPSGSGKSTLLRALTGYRPATYGEVLYDHRNLYTHFAELRHRIGLVPQDDILHKELPIRQALRLAAQLRFPGDVAEAERNARVEEVLGELKLDIHATKRISSLSGGQRKRVSVALELLTKPSLIFLDEPTSGLDPGMDRDVMQLLRGLADDGRTVLVVTHSVAELGLCDRVLVMAPGGGVAYFGPPDEALNFFGYDNWADVFSAFENYRDYDWMGRWRGSQHYQIYAADLDAVQPQAANFQPVAAAAEQKAQTWGSQVWTLMRRYAAVIFADKGFLGLTVALPVILGAVSLAIPADFGLGYGRPENGGRNSQASIILLVLVVGMCFSGAANAVRELIKERVIYERERAVGLSRSAYLMSKVFVLGIVTIFQAAILGAIGFGPREMPAEGVLFTSSPALEMTLVIMVLGCTSMMIGLVISSLVRTSEMTMPLLVMISVVQLVFTGALFEVHGKLGVEQLAWLMPSRWALAGTATTADLNTLTASIADPDAGGDPLWNHAAGWWLLDVSMLIALGVACGFLVMKFLRRHEPEVMRD, translated from the coding sequence GTGCCAGAACTCGTACTCGAACTGAACGGTCAGACCTGGTCGTTGGACCCGACCCGGTCATACGGAGTGGGGCGGGACCCGCAGGGCGACCTCGTCCTGCAGGACGCCCGGGTCTCCTGGCGGCATGCCACGGTGCGGTGGGGCGGCCAGAACTGGATCCTGGAGGACCACGGCAGCACCAACGGGACCTACGCCCAGGGGCAGCGCGTCCAGGAACTGCCACTCGGCCCGGGATCGGTCATCCATCTGGGCAACGCCACCGACGGACCGCGGCTCACCTTCTCGGGAACCGCGCCCGTCCCCCAGCAACAGCAACAGCAGGAGCCGCAGCAGCACCAGCAGTACCAGCAACCGCAGCAGGCCCCGCAGCAGGCGTTCGGGGACCCGGTGCCCGTGATGGCGGGCCACGCGCCCGCCATGCCGCCGCACCAGCCGCCCGGTCACCAGCCCCCCGGCCACCAGCCGGGCGCCGACCCGGCCGGCGCGGGCGACCGCGGCGCCACCACGTTCCACCACCTGGCGGTCGGCCAGGTCACCCGCATCGGCCGTGCGCTGGAGAACGAACTGGTGGTCTCCGACCTCCAGGTCTCCCGCCACCATGCCGAATTCCTGGCCCACTCGGACGGCCGCTACGAGCTGCACGACCTCGGCAGCCACAACGGCACGTACGTCAACGGCCAGCGGATGGACAAGAACGGCCGCCGCTACCTGGGCCAGAACGACACCGTCGGCATCGGCCACTCCACCTTCCGGCTGGTCGGCAACCAGCTCCAGGAGTTCGTCGACACCGGTGAGGTCTCCTTCTCGGCGCGCCACCTGACCGTCCAGGTCAACAACGGCCGCACCACCATCCTCAACGACGTCTCCTTCGGCGTCCCCGAGAAGTCCCTGATCGGCGTCATCGGCCCCTCGGGATCCGGCAAGTCCACCCTGCTGCGCGCCCTCACCGGCTACCGCCCCGCCACCTACGGCGAGGTGCTGTACGACCACCGCAACCTGTACACGCACTTCGCCGAGCTGCGGCACCGTATCGGCCTCGTCCCCCAGGACGACATCCTGCACAAGGAACTGCCCATCCGGCAGGCCCTGCGGCTGGCCGCCCAGCTCCGCTTCCCCGGCGACGTCGCCGAGGCCGAGCGCAACGCCCGGGTCGAGGAGGTGCTCGGCGAACTCAAGCTCGACATCCACGCCACCAAGCGCATCTCCTCGCTCTCCGGCGGCCAGCGCAAGCGCGTCTCCGTCGCCCTGGAACTGCTCACCAAGCCGTCGCTGATCTTCCTGGACGAGCCGACCTCGGGCCTGGACCCGGGCATGGACCGCGACGTCATGCAACTGCTGCGCGGCCTGGCCGACGACGGCCGCACCGTCCTGGTCGTCACCCACTCGGTGGCCGAGCTCGGCCTGTGCGACCGGGTGCTGGTCATGGCCCCCGGCGGCGGCGTCGCCTACTTCGGCCCGCCGGACGAGGCGCTGAACTTCTTCGGCTACGACAACTGGGCCGACGTCTTCTCCGCCTTCGAGAACTACCGCGACTACGACTGGATGGGCCGCTGGCGCGGCTCGCAGCACTACCAGATATACGCGGCCGACCTCGACGCCGTGCAGCCGCAGGCCGCCAACTTCCAGCCGGTGGCCGCCGCCGCCGAACAGAAGGCCCAGACCTGGGGCTCCCAGGTGTGGACCCTGATGCGCAGATACGCGGCGGTGATCTTCGCCGACAAGGGCTTCCTCGGCCTCACCGTCGCCCTGCCGGTCATCCTGGGCGCCGTCTCCCTGGCCATCCCCGCCGACTTCGGCCTGGGCTACGGCAGACCGGAGAACGGCGGCCGCAACAGCCAGGCCAGCATCATCCTGCTGGTCCTCGTGGTCGGCATGTGCTTCTCCGGCGCCGCCAACGCCGTACGGGAACTCATCAAGGAACGGGTGATCTACGAACGCGAACGGGCGGTCGGCCTCTCCCGCTCCGCGTATCTGATGTCCAAGGTCTTCGTGCTGGGCATCGTCACCATCTTCCAGGCGGCCATCCTGGGCGCCATCGGCTTCGGCCCCCGCGAGATGCCCGCCGAGGGCGTGCTGTTCACCAGCTCTCCCGCGCTGGAGATGACCCTGGTGATCATGGTCCTGGGCTGCACCTCCATGATGATCGGCCTCGTCATCTCCTCGCTGGTGCGCACCTCCGAGATGACCATGCCGCTGCTGGTGATGATCTCCGTGGTCCAGCTGGTGTTCACCGGCGCCCTCTTCGAGGTGCACGGCAAGCTCGGCGTGGAACAGCTCGCCTGGCTGATGCCCTCCCGCTGGGCCCTGGCCGGCACCGCCACCACCGCCGACCTCAACACCCTCACCGCCTCCATCGCCGACCCCGACGCCGGCGGCGACCCGCTGTGGAACCACGCGGCCGGCTGGTGGCTCCTGGACGTCTCCATGCTGATCGCCCTCGGCGTCGCCTGCGGCTTCCTCGTGATGAAGTTCCTGCGCCGCCACGAGCCCGAGGTCATGCGCGACTGA